GACGTAAAGCAAGCCGCGTTGTCGGCACTGTCGCGAATGGGCTCGGATGTTGACATCACGGTGATGTGCGAGCTGTTGCTCGATGAAGACATCGACGTGCAAAACAAAGCGGTCGATGTGTTGGTGTCGATCAACCACCCAAACATGGTGAAACACATTTTGCCGGCGCTGCAAGATGAAAACGAGTATGCACGCCGTGCCGCTGTGGAAGTGCTAAACGAAGTCGCGAGCACCGATTCGATCAAAGATTTGCTCGATGCCCTCAATGACAGCGACTGGTGGGTACGTTCGCGCGCGACGGATGCACTGGCGACCATCGGCGGGGACCGCGTGGTCGATGCGGTGCTCGAACTGGTCAACGACGACGATGAGCAAATTCGACGTGCCGCGATCGAAATTCTCAACAGCACCAAATCGGATAAGGCCACTAACTATCTGGTGGGGGCAACCAAAGACCCGGACTGGTGGGTGCGCGAACGGGCTGTTGATGCGCTCACGGAAATTGGTGACTCAAAAGCCTTACCACCGATCATTGAAATGCTGGATGGCCATCCAAAGTCGATTCCCGCCGCCTTGCGTGCGATCAGCGAGCTGGGCAGCGCGCGTGAACTCAAATTTATCGTGCCGCTTCTGTCCCGTCGTGAAAAAGAAATCAAACTCGAGGCCGCCGCCGCCGTCACGCTCTTGGTTGATGAAAGTGGCGCGTCCAATGCCGTCAAGGCGTTGTCCGAGGAACTCAACAGCGACGACGACTCAATTAAGAAAGCGATGGAACGCGCACTGAGTGATGTCGAAGCCCGTTTCTCCACGACCATGCTCGCCGAGAACCAGCGCGCCGAGCGCATGGCTGAGCCGAACATGACGCTGCTGGTTGAAAACGCGCCTGAAAAAATCAAGGAAGCGGCCACTGAGGCCCCGTCACTGGACATAGGCAACCTGTCGGCCGGCGATGTCATTGAAGGCCGTTACAAGTTTATTCAGAACATCGGTAAAGGGGCATTCGGCACCGTCATTTTGGTTGAAGACACGATCGTCTCAGAGCGGCTCGTGCTGAAGTTCCTCAATCAGAATATTTCGGCCGATGAGGAAATGATGCAGCGATTTGTCCACGAGCTGCGTTACTCACGAAAAATTACCCACAAAAACGTTATTCGCATTTATGACTTTTTGCGCTTGGGTGGCCTTTACGCCATTTCGATGGAATATTTTCCATCGCACACGCTGCGTGGCGAAATCAAAAACAATCAGCCCTTGCCCGTCAAAAGAGCCGCGGAGATCGCGCGCGACATCGCGCTTGGTATGTCGGTCGCACACCATGTTGGCATTGTGCATCGGGATCTCAAACCCGCCAACGTGCTGGTCAATAACGACGGTTTGGTCAAAGTCGTTGACTTCGGTGTCGCAGCGGCGCAATCCAGTGGTGATACCCAATTAACCAAAACCGGCTATGTGATCGGATCACCAAAATACATGGCGCCTGAACAGATTCTGGGCAAGAAAGTCGATCAGCGCGCTGACATTTACAGCCTCGGTGTGATTTTTTACGAACTGCTCGCCGGTGAACCGCCCTATACAGAGGGTGATCATATGGCGGTGATGT
This window of the Pseudomonadota bacterium genome carries:
- a CDS encoding HEAT repeat domain-containing protein translates to DILSQNINRKNLPNFVRALEHDNKRVASGVTWALSSSKGFDPNTLFDFLDDDSIPAAQILKIMGAHKDRLSVRKLLSAAYNMEHGEKEVAMKMVQEMATEAIVPDLLERISGKDSLIRCYIIAALTRFPGPQVQKAIQDQLNDRDNDVKQAALSALSRMGSDVDITVMCELLLDEDIDVQNKAVDVLVSINHPNMVKHILPALQDENEYARRAAVEVLNEVASTDSIKDLLDALNDSDWWVRSRATDALATIGGDRVVDAVLELVNDDDEQIRRAAIEILNSTKSDKATNYLVGATKDPDWWVRERAVDALTEIGDSKALPPIIEMLDGHPKSIPAALRAISELGSARELKFIVPLLSRREKEIKLEAAAAVTLLVDESGASNAVKALSEELNSDDDSIKKAMERALSDVEARFSTTMLAENQRAERMAEPNMTLLVENAPEKIKEAATEAPSLDIGNLSAGDVIEGRYKFIQNIGKGAFGTVILVEDTIVSERLVLKFLNQNISADEEMMQRFVHELRYSRKITHKNVIRIYDFLRLGGLYAISMEYFPSHTLRGEIKNNQPLPVKRAAEIARDIALGMSVAHHVGIVHRDLKPANVLVNNDGLVKVVDFGVAAAQSSGDTQLTKTGYVIGSPKYMAPEQILGKKVDQRADIYSLGVIFYELLAGEPPYTEGDHMAVMYQHVQGDYTPIQERNPDVPEYVVKMVDKVLAVDKTERYQSMEAFRTDLEAIIG